In Anopheles gambiae chromosome 2, idAnoGambNW_F1_1, whole genome shotgun sequence, a single window of DNA contains:
- the LOC1273285 gene encoding coiled-coil domain-containing protein lobo isoform X2: MDVWKSGLLISRSAAPGGRQREITEKKKSANVEDRGRKTPETSARWIKTPTRLVSPDEVLKRRRANSFELATLLASFLIGNGFAACVVSGYATREVVNNDQQRVVCPFVPVEAEESTEEEQPEPPNKYQLRQPPDLRSQYLLSIEEEKVAKVQAEEANRLAAEQEERERLEQPPNDPKRGHRVHAWVAIVLNAPWCYKPGYRETALDPNTGEQVLQPPSAFFLEPSTGFRHEVSSPDYLAIESVWNQHNYYVNKQDPAAGLAAMRWDLAEGRDWEHFLPGEPYELREDSAVPEDQDPLTTEEEIEKEKHLDMPTSWVRSLNVSRTDYEQRFPDGTKVIYFKKTIYERFAPYRNLIGLVRRITTYDTLDYDDPISRWEFYANRDDQLNLVRIEYRTNETEERFDKGRPDCLRSLKHRAAPNNEYELRFFYQYRFDALRTLVYHAEYIQEHYDKRDDRLYYREFHNIPKDPVTKEPSKLTDITEKFHQHPTKEPVKDIAIRNCYIQDNKIALQFHYGEDCITASTREFVKPPKSEMGEEVPYDPACTSGYVSNPWDPQPTQLDLFLLLKEQLKAEELASHAFRRRVVEIDTMLSERRKQTDSPRLTNSLFDPLRNEEARQQRLAKYEAIKAREEQIKQQQADFLAPYLLRLGNTSKRPPTRAQVMALYRDCTTDLRRFYQRLEEELRNRCDDLITEEQSLKRFLARFQQHFEDAEYEKFIAEGETIERDKHILQMRLENIQDDYRRKAAHLRQALREDERLRPYFGAELEESPCCERSDYDEE, translated from the exons ATGGATGTTTGGAAAAGTGGCCTGCTGATAAGTCGGAGTGCCGCTCCCGGTGGCAGGCAAAgagaaataacagaaaaaaagaaatcggCAAATGTCGAGGACAGAGGAAGAAAAACCCCAGAAACGTCTGCACGTTGGATCAAAACG CCAACGCGCCTGGTCTCGCCGGACGAGGTGCTGAAGCGGCGGCGTGCGAACAGTTTCGAGCTGGCCACGCTGCTGGCCAGCTTTCTGATCGGAAATGGGTTTGCGGCTTGCGTCGTTTCCGGCTATGCGACGCGCGAAGTGGTCAACAACGATCAGCAACGCGTCGTGTGTCCTTTTGTGCCGGTGGAAGCAGAG GAAAGCACCGAAGAGGAGCAACCGGAGCCGCCGAACAAGTATCAACTCCGCCAACCGCCCGACCTGCGCAGCCAGTACCTGCTCAGCATCGAGGAGGAAAAGGTGGCCAAAGTGCAGGCGGAAGAAGCGAATCGATTGGCCGCCGAACAGGAGGAGCGCGAACGGCTCGAGCAGCCCCCGAACGATCCCAAGCGGGGCCATCGCGTCCACGCCTGGGTGGCCATCGTGCTCAATGCGCCCTGGTGCTACAAACCGGGCTACCGCGAGACGGCCCTCGATCCAAACACGGGCGAACAGGTGCTGCAGCCGCCGAGTGCCTTCTTTCTCGAACCGTCCACCGGATTCCGGCACGAGGTGTCCTCGCCCGACTATCTCGCCATCGAGAGCGTGTGGAACCAGCACAACTACTACGTCAACAAGCAGGATCCGGCCGCAGGCCTAGCGGCAATGCGCTGGGATCTGGCCGAGGGGCGCGACTGGGAACACTTTCTGCCGGGGGAACCGTACGAGCTGCGGGAGGACAGTGCGGTGCCGGAGGATCAGGACCCGCTCACCACGGAGGAGGAGATCGAGAAGGAGAAACATCTCGACATGCCGACGTCCTGGGTGCGGTCGCTGAACGTCTCGCGGACCGACTACGAGCAGCGGTTCCCGGACGGCACCAAGGTGATCTACTTCAAGAAGACGATCTACGAGCGGTTCGCACCGTACCGCAATTTGATCGGCTTGGTGCGGCGCATCACGACGTACGATACGCTCGACTACGACGATCCGATCAGCCGGTGGGAGTTTTACGCCAACCGGGACGATCAGCTCAACCTGGTGCGCATCGAGTACCGGACGAACGAGACGGAGGAACGGTTCGACAAGGGCCGGCCGGACTGTTTGCGCTCGCTGAAGCACCGGGCGGCGCCGAACAATGAGTACGAGCTGCGGTTCTTTTACCAGTACCGGTTCGATGCGCTGCGTACGCTGGTGTACCATGCCGAGTACATACAGGAGCACTACGATAAGCGCGATGATCG GTTATATTATCGCGAGTTTCACAACATTCCCAAGGATCCGGTCACCAAAGAACCAAGCAAGTTGACG GACATTACTGAAAAGTTTCATCAACATCCGACCAAAGAGCCAGTGAAGGATATTGCGATCCGGAATTGCTACATACAGGATAACAAGATTGCCCTCCAGTTTCACTACGGTGAGGACTGCATTACTGCCTCCACGCGTGAGTTTGTCAAGCCGCCCAAGTCCGAGATGGGCGAAGAAGTGCCGTACGATCCTGCCTGCACCTCTGGCTATGTG TCCAACCCCTGGGACCCGCAACCGACGCAGCTCGATCTGTTCCTCCTTCTCAAGGAGCAGCTCAAGGCGGAAGAGCTCGCCTCGCACGCCTTCCGCCGTCGTGTGGTCGAAATCGATACGATGCTTAGCGAGCGGCGCAAGCAAACCGACTCACCGCGCCTCACCAACAGTCTGTTCGATCCGCTGCGCAACGAGGAGGCCCGTCAGCAGCGGCTGGCCAAGTACGAAGCGATCAAGGCACGGGAGGAACAgatcaagcagcagcaggccgaCTTCCTGGCACCGTATCTGCTCCGGCTCGGCAACACCAGCAAGCGTCCACCGACCCGGGCCCAGGTGATGGCACTGTACCGGGACTGTACGACGGATCTGCGCCGGTTCTACCAGCGGCTCGAGGAAGAGCTGCGCAACCGGTGCGACGATCTGATCACGGAGGAGCAATCGCTCAAGCGGTTTCTGGCCCGCTTCCAGCAACACTTTGAGGACGCCGAGTACGAGAAGTTCATTGCCGAGGGAGAGACGATCGAGCGGGATAAGCACATACTGCAGATGCGCCTCGAGAACATACAGGACGACTACCGGCGTAAAGCGGCCCATCTGCGGCAGGCGTTGCGGGAAGATGAGCGCCTCAGACCGTACTTTGGTGCGGAGCTGGAGGAGTCACCGTGTTGTGAGCGAAGTGATTATGACGAAGAATGA